In Bradyrhizobium guangdongense, the sequence TCGCGAAAATAGCCCCCACGAAGTTTGTCCGCAAGATGTAATTGCGCGCATCCCGAAAAGCCGTCGTGAAGAGATTTGGCTCGCGGTTCGCCTGTTTAATGGCGTCGCCAAGCTCGAAGTTCGAATCTATAAGCTCGACGGCGAGCGCAATTGGCGACCGACCGAGCGACAGTTCGCAATCCCGAAGTCTGCTCTGCTTCCGCTGAGGGACTCACTCCTCCTGGCGGAGGCCCATCTATGAGCCGAGAACACCTCCCCAACCGCCGCCAGAACCAAACTCTCGAATTCGAGCGCGACGGCATTGGCATTCGGCTGACACTTGGCTTCAGAGAGAACGGCGAAATCGGCGAACTCTTCTTGAACAGCGGACGGTCGGACTCGATGCTCGACGTGTTGCTGAGTGATGCCGCAATTATCGCATCACTTGCTCTGCAATTTGGCGTCCCCCTTCGGCAGATTGTGCACGCAATCAAGCGTGATCACCTCGGAGTCGCCTCCTCTCCTATCGGCGCTGCTCTTGACCGCATTTGCCCACCAGAGGTGCCGAAATGAGCAGGGCTCACTTGATGGTGTCGGATCCGAACGTCCGCACTCAGCTGCAGTTGGCCGGGCTGCGCTTCATGTGGAGTCGAGCTCGCTGGTTGGCGAGCGAGGCACATAGCATGGGCGTGGGACTGAAAAGCGGGCGGCTGACGTCCAGAGACGTCGACGCTCGGCTCGAGCAGATGGGCGCCCTCGATCTGGTGTACCCCGAACTGATGCGGGGTTACGAATGAATGTGGAAGAGCCGGAGTGTAAGCGCCCGTTCGTCCTGTACGCGGACCTAAACGCCACAGAGAGCAAGGGCTGGTTGGTTCACAAGATGCTCGGGTCCGGCGAGCTGAGTGCCTTCTACGGTCCTCCAGGATGCGGCAAGGGCGTTATCATCCAGGATATGGCTCTCCACATCGCTGCAGGCCACGAGTGGCACGGCCGACCCGTGACGCGGGGGGCTGTGGTCTACGTCGCGCTGGAGCGCAAAAAGCTGGTCGAGCGGCGCGCGATTGCGTTTCGCAATCGGTACGGATTTGAAGATCTTCCCTTCGCTGTCGTCGGCGGCGTCTATGATTTCCGATTGCCGGCCACTGCCAGGCATCTGGCCGACATCTGCCGTCAGGTGGAAGAATTCACGACGGAGCGCGTTGTGCTGGTCATAATCGACACGGTGTCCCGCGCCCTCGCCGGGGGAGATGAAAACAGTTCCAAGGACATAGGCGGCGTGATTACTACTGTTGCACGCCTCCAAGAGCTTACCGAAGCTGCCGTACTGCTGGTCCATCACATGCCTCATGAGGTAGAGCGCATGCGCGGCCACGGCGCCCTGCTCGGAGCCGTCGACACCACCGTCGCCGTTGCAAGATCTGGAGCGGTACGCACCGCGAAGGTCATCAAGAGCA encodes:
- a CDS encoding AAA family ATPase; this encodes MNVEEPECKRPFVLYADLNATESKGWLVHKMLGSGELSAFYGPPGCGKGVIIQDMALHIAAGHEWHGRPVTRGAVVYVALERKKLVERRAIAFRNRYGFEDLPFAVVGGVYDFRLPATARHLADICRQVEEFTTERVVLVIIDTVSRALAGGDENSSKDIGGVITTVARLQELTEAAVLLVHHMPHEVERMRGHGALLGAVDTTVAVARSGAVRTAKVIKSNDGEEGEGIAFTVGSVQISPDGTTAAIAVPQVTTTVGRATKISGNPRERRALQALSEAVITNGRPAPQSFGLPVTTNCVSLDEWRQELHLRDIIESTDKNPRASFKRIKNGMAAKA